From Penaeus monodon isolate SGIC_2016 chromosome 6, NSTDA_Pmon_1, whole genome shotgun sequence, the proteins below share one genomic window:
- the LOC119574566 gene encoding uncharacterized protein LOC119574566, translated as MSTAHEPRVKMGQGGFQRWVKLSTDDLPLIRPPKHHMLAHITGGLTSLYDIVKRTKKEEPESEKNLDSSASDAQSKKDETESTQNNGHTDNNDECSENLNDIEKCIEENNTEKDLQNDSKDGEGDNTDQKEEDSQNEKKDDEGGGEDENISKNDTDSKKNDTGEEEEEEEETTPYTDEEGEFSPEKDMPPLAGRYKYTQILGRGQSAIIIKVLDTFHKDRPLAIKVLHRVYKPIGSQEADILLELQRADPWLHVPFARLLNQFLYGPHYCLVFEYLSPTPLYTHYDQRDIREVTALPHIRDLTVKLLTVLGFLYKQNVIHADLKPENILLKNEEDLSSLMVVDFGNALRNTDEELSLYYSDFELQTLLYRAPEVIFGMKFSLEVDMWSLGCLLAECYLGEPLFMGKSKKEILNKITGLLGPFPREFNDGEYAEEFADFIGRPLSRYQRVENLRKRLNDCKDSTFLMLIERLLTYLPDRRFTPFEAACHPFVACSTPFLYLTPSPGYIRYPTILLDMSTYPYLPGLPDDDDDDSASAHGRKRLASFSKHKRPNPSQGQGNLKDKDQGALNSGGNSGPGSNTGSKTATRSDVKETLKSMGLRCEDFTISVYSKEQAHAILRRQGVEVTANNVPSREKFATANAKGFRNTKSFEVPKSVSNMRTVSAANRLNAGAQFQREQKEDDDDDCVILDPPEMPRPVQRFPQQFQLMGTTVQVNRGAKRPNRPLVNQPQAKRSNARPMQYYRQEHNEEYSSEASVQDTLKRLKNYNISITCRRNASGMRPQGGPMDSESDMDNDSHMDSDDEEDMTKYLECQIGEIDEPPPPPEELFDEDIDIDCDDKDDVDYNPRGKKKSKKSKTPRKNKKPPADAGSTGKVSSLDSSVEEIPEINTDAPLEELDDQQMSSQPDEEEKDPLAEENEDQRELREILENAANIEEEQTSDNPNEVTEENTEENNAEDQESKIEEPVDENIADPVEENIKDTTEENVEDENKGEDNILGEFVSTGEEISPQPKGPGAEDEEEIDEELEKELLCGDIGEGEEGEMEEDL; from the exons ATGTCGACAGCTCACGAACCTCGAGTGAAAATGGGCCAAGGAGGTTTCCAGCGTTGGGTCAA ATTATCAACAGATGACTTGCCTCTAATAAGACCACCAAAACATCACATGCTTGCTCACATCACTGGGGGTCTAACCAGCCTCTATGATATTGTGAAacggacaaagaaagaagaacctgaatcagaaaaaaatctagACAGTAGTGCCAGTGATGCACAAAGCaaaaaagatgaaacagaaaGTACTCAGAATAATGGACACACGGACAATAATGATGAGTGCAGTGAAAACCTCAATGATATTGAAAAGTGCATTGAGGAGAACAACACAGAGAAAGATTTGCAGAATGACTCAAAAGATGGAGAAGGCGACAACACAGACCAGAAGGAAGAGGACAgtcaaaatgagaagaaagatgatgagggtggaggggaagatgAGAACATAAGTAAAAATGACACAGATAGCAAGAAAAATGAtactggggaagaggaggaagaggaagaag aGACAACTCCGTACACAGATGAAGAAGGTGAATTTTCTCCAGAGAAAGACATGCCACCTCTTGCAGGTCGCTACAAATACACCCAAATTTTAGGGAGAGGCCAGTCGGCAATTATCATTAAAGTGTTG GACACATTTCACAAGGACCGGCCGCTAGCTATCAAGGTTTTGCACCGAGTCTACAAGCCCATAGGTTCTCAAGAAGCTGACATTCTCCTGGAGCTCCAGAGGGCTGATCCCTGGTTACATGTTCCATTTGCAAGACTTCTG aatCAATTTTTATATGGTCCCCACTACTGTCTGGTATTTGAATACCTGAGTCCTACACCTCTCTACACACATTATGATCAACGAGATATCCGGGAAGTCACTGCTTTGCCTCATATTCGGGACCTGACTGTTAAGCTTCTTACTGTTCTTGGCTTTCTCTACAAGCAGAATGTTATTCATGCAGACCTGAAGCCTGAAAATATACTCCTTAAAAATG AGGAAGATTTGTCATCATTAATGGTGGTTGATTTTGGCAATGCTCTCCGTAACACAGATGAAGAACTCTCCCTCTATTACTCAGATTTTGAACTACAAACCTTACTGTATAGAGCTCCAGAAGTTATCTTTGGAATGAAATTTAGTTTAGAG GTTGATATGTGGAGTTTAGGTTGCCTATTAGCAGAGTGCTACTTGGGTGAACCTCTCTTCATGGGCAAGTCAAAGAAGGAAATTTTAAACAAG ATTACTGGGTTACTGGGACCATTTCCACGTGAATTTAATGATGGAGAGTATGCTGAGGAATTTGCAGACTTCATTGGCAGACCACTGTCTCGATACCAGAGGGTGGAAAATCTTCGCAAGAGGTTGAACGATTGCAAGGATTCTACCTTCCTTATGCTTATAGAGAGACTACTCACATATCTGCCAG accggCGATTCACCCCATTTGAGGCTGCATGTCACCCATTTGTAGCATGTTCGACGCCATTTTTATACCTCACACCTTCTCCag GCTACATAAGGTACCCAACTATACTGCTAGATATGTCGACTTATCCATATTTGCCTGGTctccctgatgatgatgatgatgactctgCCTCAGCTCATGGCAGAAAGAGATTAGCTTCTTTTTCTAAACACAAGAGACCAAATCCATCTCAAGGGCAAGGGAATCTAAAGGACAAAGATCAAGGAGCTCTAAATTCTGGAGGAAATTCTGGTCCTGGGTCAAATACTGGCAGCAAGACAGCAACTCGATCTGATGTGAAAGAGACACTAAAATCCATGGGGTTAAGATGTGAGGATTTTACTATTAGTGTTTATTCAAAGGAGCAGGCTCATGCCATATTAAGGAGGCAAGGTGTTGAGGTAACTGCAAACAATGTCCCTTCTAGAGAAAAGTTTGCTACTGCTAATGCAAAGGGTTTCAGAAATACTAAGTCGTTTGAGGTTCCGAAGTCGGTTTCAAACATGAGAACAGTCAGTGCAGCAAATCGTCTGAATGCAGGAGCACAGTTTCAAAGGGAGcaaaaagaggatgatgatgatgattgtgttaTTTTAGATCCCCCAGAAATGCCCAGGCCTGTGCAGCGCTTCCCACAGCAATTTCAGTTAATGGGAACAACAGTGCAAGTGAACCGTGGAGCCAAGCGTCCCAACAGACCACTTGTTAACCAACCTCAGGCCAAGCGGTCCAATGCCAGACCTATGCAGTATTATCGCCAAGAGCACAATGAAGAGTACAGTTCAGAGGCATCAGTTCAGGATACTTTAAAGAGGCTGAAGAACTACAATATTTCCATTACTTGCAGACGAAATGCTTCAGGAATGAGACCACAAGGAGGCCCAATGGATAGTGAAtctgatatggataatgatagtcatatggattctgatgatgaggaggatatgaCAAAGTATTTGGAATGTCAAATTGGTGAAATTGACGAGCCTCCACCACCACCTGAAGAATTATTTGATGAGGATATTGACATTGATTGTGATGACAAAGATGATGTAGACTACAATCCAAGGggcaagaaaaaatctaaaaagagcAAAACACCTCGGAAGAACAAAAAACCACCAGCAGATGCAGGATCTACTGGCAAAGTATCAAGCCTGGACTCTAGTGTGGAAGAGATTCCAGAAATTAATACAGATGCTCCATTAGAGGAACTAGATGATCAGCAAATGTCTTCACAGccagacgaggaggagaaggacccactggcagaagaaaatgaagatcaaAGAGAGCTAAGAGAAATACTAGAGAATGCTGCAAATATTGAAGAAGAGCAAACCAGTGATAATCCCAATGAAGTTACAGAGGAAAATACTGAAGAAAATAATGCTGAGGATCAAGAAAGTAAGATAGAAGAGCCTGTTGATGAAAATATTGCAGATCCAGTTGAGGAAAATATTAAAGACACCACTGAAGAAAATgttgaagatgaaaataagggAGAGGATAATATACTAGGAGAATTTGTAAGCACAGGTGAAGAAATATCTCCACAGCCAAAAGGGCCTGGTgctgaagatgaggaagaaattgATGAGGAGCTAGAGAAAGAACTCCTTTGTGGGGACATTGGTGAAGGTGAGGAAGGTGAAATGGAAGAGGACCTGTAA